One genomic region from Ornithinicoccus hortensis encodes:
- a CDS encoding MauE/DoxX family redox-associated membrane protein: MSVLSPALLGAVALVLLASAAGHLRHPVALRSGLLVHDVLPAALHRPVSVLLPVAELTLGAVALWAIAGPGDPVLLTRLGGAGAALLFAGFTAYLLGVLRTRPEPGVPCACGVGEASVGPVSVARAGLLAGFAAVAALTAGGWTFTTRPTPEVVVTVAAALTLAVATALLPAAREVPADLTLTDLAAGGAR, from the coding sequence ATGAGCGTGCTGTCCCCCGCCCTGCTGGGTGCCGTGGCGCTGGTCCTGCTGGCCTCCGCCGCCGGCCACCTGCGCCACCCGGTGGCCCTGCGGTCCGGTCTGCTGGTGCACGACGTCCTCCCGGCCGCGCTGCACCGACCGGTGTCGGTCCTGCTGCCGGTGGCCGAGCTGACGCTCGGGGCCGTGGCGCTGTGGGCGATCGCCGGGCCCGGTGACCCGGTGCTGCTCACCCGGCTCGGCGGCGCCGGCGCCGCCCTGCTGTTCGCCGGCTTCACGGCCTACCTCCTGGGGGTGCTGCGGACCCGGCCCGAGCCCGGTGTGCCCTGCGCCTGCGGGGTCGGGGAGGCCTCGGTCGGGCCGGTGAGCGTGGCGCGGGCCGGGCTGCTCGCCGGCTTCGCCGCCGTCGCCGCGCTCACCGCGGGAGGGTGGACGTTCACCACCCGGCCGACGCCCGAGGTCGTCGTCACGGTCGCGGCCGCGCTCACCCTCGCCGTGGCCACCGCGCTGCTGCCGGCCGCCCGCGAGGTGCCGGCCGACCTGACCCTCACCGACCTGGCGGCGGGTGGTGCCCGGTGA
- a CDS encoding cell wall-binding repeat-containing protein: MTSRRTLVTAVTSALVASLVSAAPGALADPLDPADLAGDDHGHDHQSLGDYGDTFAEGTHYLEAVQRPADPFVVGPEDGASAGPVLPVDEPLAWVGSPPDPADIPAEWLVERPAEEITPSTPEELMSADTGYLAQFGTDADTTAVPAPPTKSLPGTLDAASPWQYTYACDPNNKPGMLAFAALVSSHYNRPYYSTSRTCLAGDNSQHYEGRAFDWAMNVYDPADKAIGDSVAQWLSANNGEMARRFGVMSIIWNRKSWYMYDPGSWKDYTGPSPHTDHLHISFTWDGAMKRTSWWTGTPVTTIDHGTCRVYAGQYAPRYTARRTSPCPTNLPNPPYSPYPVVLPNAVNNYVKIAQQHLGFTGGDVDGSFGPITLAALLEYQGDYSVPVTGVLDNATWAKMLQVGIPDDPPASPPKTPVSRVAGANRYATAAKLSATYPTGRVAYVTTGKDFPDALAASARAGATNNPVLLTPKTALPKETKTELTRLKPSSIVVVGGSEAISGSVVNQLKGYTAGSVTRISGENRYATAGALARKFGSNVPVVYVATGDTYPDAMGGSARAAFNNGPVLLTRQDSVPSETVSAMQAIRPQRVVVLGGAEAVSDPVANQLKNLTVTKNLQRVYGSDRYETAAELAAYYPTGLDVVYVSTGRDYPDALSGSARAGFTEGPMLLTRTDSLPDATRAVLNDLKPGAIVVVGGKSAVSQKVLDQLAGTG, translated from the coding sequence GTGACGTCTCGACGGACCCTGGTGACCGCGGTGACCAGCGCCCTGGTCGCCTCCCTCGTGAGCGCCGCACCGGGCGCGCTGGCCGATCCGCTGGACCCCGCGGACCTGGCCGGTGACGACCACGGCCACGACCACCAGTCCCTGGGGGACTACGGCGACACCTTCGCCGAGGGCACGCACTACCTCGAGGCCGTGCAGCGGCCGGCCGACCCGTTCGTCGTAGGCCCGGAGGACGGTGCGTCCGCCGGGCCGGTCCTCCCGGTGGACGAACCGCTGGCCTGGGTCGGCTCCCCGCCGGACCCGGCCGACATCCCGGCCGAGTGGCTGGTGGAGCGGCCCGCCGAGGAGATCACGCCGTCCACCCCCGAGGAGTTGATGTCGGCCGACACCGGCTACCTCGCCCAGTTCGGCACCGACGCCGACACCACCGCGGTCCCCGCCCCGCCGACCAAATCGCTGCCCGGCACCCTGGACGCCGCGTCGCCGTGGCAGTACACCTACGCCTGCGACCCCAACAACAAGCCGGGCATGCTCGCCTTCGCGGCGCTGGTGAGCAGCCACTACAACCGCCCCTACTACTCGACCAGCCGCACCTGCCTGGCGGGCGACAACAGCCAGCACTACGAGGGCCGCGCCTTCGACTGGGCGATGAACGTCTACGACCCGGCGGACAAGGCCATCGGGGACTCCGTGGCACAGTGGCTCAGCGCCAACAACGGGGAGATGGCCCGCCGGTTCGGCGTCATGTCGATCATCTGGAACCGCAAGTCCTGGTACATGTACGACCCGGGCTCCTGGAAGGACTACACCGGGCCGAGCCCGCACACCGACCACCTGCACATCAGCTTCACCTGGGACGGGGCGATGAAGCGCACCTCGTGGTGGACCGGCACCCCCGTCACCACGATCGACCACGGCACCTGCCGGGTCTACGCCGGGCAGTATGCCCCGCGCTACACCGCGCGCCGCACCTCCCCGTGCCCGACCAACCTGCCCAACCCGCCGTACTCGCCCTACCCGGTCGTGCTGCCCAACGCGGTGAACAACTACGTCAAGATCGCCCAGCAACACCTCGGCTTCACCGGCGGGGACGTCGACGGGAGCTTCGGGCCGATCACGCTCGCGGCGCTGCTGGAGTACCAGGGTGACTACTCGGTCCCGGTGACCGGCGTCCTCGACAACGCGACCTGGGCCAAGATGCTCCAGGTCGGGATCCCGGACGACCCGCCCGCGAGCCCGCCGAAGACCCCGGTGAGCCGGGTGGCGGGGGCGAATCGCTACGCGACCGCCGCCAAGCTGTCCGCGACCTACCCGACGGGCAGGGTGGCCTACGTGACCACCGGCAAGGACTTCCCGGACGCCCTCGCGGCGTCGGCCCGCGCCGGGGCCACCAACAACCCGGTGCTGCTGACCCCGAAGACCGCCCTGCCGAAGGAGACCAAGACCGAGCTGACCAGACTCAAGCCCAGCTCGATCGTGGTCGTCGGCGGCTCCGAGGCCATCTCCGGCAGCGTGGTCAACCAGCTCAAGGGCTACACGGCCGGCTCCGTCACCCGGATCTCGGGGGAGAACCGCTACGCCACGGCCGGCGCGCTGGCCCGCAAGTTCGGCAGCAACGTGCCGGTGGTCTACGTCGCGACCGGTGACACCTACCCCGACGCGATGGGTGGGTCGGCCCGCGCGGCCTTCAACAACGGCCCCGTGCTGCTCACCCGGCAGGACAGCGTCCCCAGCGAGACGGTCAGCGCCATGCAGGCGATCAGGCCGCAGCGGGTGGTCGTGCTCGGTGGCGCGGAGGCGGTCAGTGACCCGGTCGCCAACCAGCTGAAGAACCTGACCGTCACCAAGAACCTGCAGCGGGTCTATGGGTCGGACCGCTACGAGACCGCGGCGGAGCTGGCCGCCTACTACCCGACGGGGCTGGACGTGGTCTACGTCTCCACCGGGCGGGACTATCCGGACGCGCTGTCCGGGTCGGCCCGGGCCGGCTTCACCGAGGGCCCGATGCTGCTCACCCGCACCGACAGCCTGCCCGATGCCACCCGCGCCGTGCTCAACGACCTGAAGCCGGGTGCGATCGTCGTGGTCGGCGGCAAGTCCGCGGTCTCCCAGAAGGTGCTCGACCAGCTCGCCGGCACCGGCTGA
- a CDS encoding inositol-3-phosphate synthase: protein MGSVRVAIVGVGNCASSLVQGVEYYRAADATAQVPGLMHVQFGPYHVSDVEFVAAFDVDAKKVGFDLAEAINASENNTIKIADVPPTGVLVQRGHTLDGLGRYYKETIEEADAEPVDVVRALREAEVDVLVSYLPVGSEAADKFYAQCAIDANVAFVNALPVFIASDPEWAQKFTDAGVPIIGDDIKSQVGATITHRVMAKLFEDRGVVLDRTYQLNVGGNMDFKNMLERERLESKKVSKTQAVTSNISHDLGARNVHIGPSDYVQWLDDRKWAYVRLEGRAFGDVPLNLEYKLEVWDSPNSAGIIIDALRAAKIAKDRGVGGPILSASSYLMKSPPQQLPDDQGRAQVEAFIRGEVER, encoded by the coding sequence ATGGGTTCTGTACGCGTCGCAATCGTCGGCGTCGGCAACTGCGCCAGCTCGCTGGTGCAGGGTGTCGAGTACTACCGTGCGGCCGACGCGACCGCGCAGGTCCCCGGCCTCATGCACGTCCAGTTCGGCCCCTACCACGTCAGCGACGTCGAGTTCGTGGCCGCCTTCGACGTGGATGCCAAGAAGGTCGGTTTCGACCTGGCCGAGGCGATCAACGCCAGCGAGAACAACACCATCAAGATCGCGGACGTGCCGCCCACCGGCGTCCTCGTCCAGCGGGGCCACACCCTGGACGGGCTGGGCCGCTACTACAAAGAGACGATCGAGGAGGCCGACGCCGAGCCGGTCGACGTGGTGCGGGCGCTGCGGGAGGCCGAGGTCGACGTCCTCGTCTCCTACCTGCCTGTGGGCTCGGAGGCGGCCGACAAGTTCTACGCCCAGTGCGCGATCGACGCGAACGTCGCCTTCGTCAACGCCCTCCCGGTGTTCATCGCCTCCGACCCGGAGTGGGCGCAGAAGTTCACCGACGCCGGTGTGCCGATCATCGGTGACGACATCAAGTCCCAGGTCGGCGCGACCATCACGCACCGCGTGATGGCCAAGCTGTTCGAGGACCGAGGCGTCGTGCTGGACCGCACCTACCAGCTGAACGTCGGCGGCAACATGGACTTCAAGAACATGCTCGAGCGGGAGCGGCTGGAGTCCAAGAAGGTGTCCAAGACCCAGGCGGTCACCTCCAACATCAGCCACGACCTCGGCGCCCGCAACGTGCACATCGGCCCGTCCGACTACGTGCAGTGGCTGGACGACCGCAAGTGGGCCTACGTCCGCCTCGAGGGCCGTGCCTTCGGCGACGTGCCGCTAAATCTGGAGTACAAGCTGGAGGTCTGGGACTCCCCGAACTCCGCCGGCATCATCATCGACGCTCTCCGCGCGGCGAAGATCGCCAAGGACCGCGGCGTCGGCGGCCCCATCCTGTCGGCCTCCTCCTACCTGATGAAGTCCCCGCCGCAGCAGCTGCCGGACGACCAGGGCCGCGCCCAGGTCGAGGCGTTCATCCGTGGTGAGGTCGAGCGCTGA
- a CDS encoding PadR family transcriptional regulator, with protein MSRRTEMLELAILGLLHDSPMHGYELRKQLHLVMGTVRTLSYGTLYPRLRELVHHGWIHAMEDTSLRRPGSTIPAGRRNRITYELTAEGKERFGRLLEQAGPAAWEDGTFDVHFAFFGRTNSDVRLRILEGRRSRLEERLATIRDSGSPGGDAYTAELHRHGLESAEREVRWLAGLIESERSAHFRTAPSRLDNITDHKE; from the coding sequence GTGAGTAGGCGCACGGAGATGTTGGAGTTGGCCATCCTCGGCCTGCTGCACGACTCCCCCATGCACGGATACGAACTCCGCAAGCAGCTTCACCTGGTGATGGGGACGGTGCGGACCCTCTCCTACGGCACCCTCTACCCGCGGTTGCGCGAGCTCGTGCACCACGGCTGGATCCACGCCATGGAGGACACCTCGCTGCGTCGCCCGGGCAGCACCATCCCGGCCGGTCGACGCAACCGGATCACCTACGAGCTGACTGCGGAGGGCAAGGAACGCTTCGGCCGGCTCCTGGAGCAGGCCGGCCCCGCGGCGTGGGAGGACGGGACGTTCGACGTCCACTTCGCCTTCTTCGGCCGCACCAACTCAGACGTCCGACTGCGCATCCTGGAGGGGCGGCGCAGCCGGTTGGAGGAGCGGTTGGCCACCATCCGCGACTCCGGCAGCCCCGGCGGCGATGCCTACACCGCCGAGCTGCACCGCCACGGCCTCGAATCGGCCGAGCGTGAGGTGCGCTGGCTCGCCGGGCTCATCGAGTCCGAGCGCTCGGCGCACTTCCGTACCGCCCCGTCCCGGTTGGACAACATCACCGATCACAAGGAGTAA
- a CDS encoding transglycosylase domain-containing protein, translated as MTGRSEKPKSADGPRAGSRSARKKGRRRRPGWQRVLFGLFWVGFTVVVVGFLATLLLYSRTDIPAPNEFAESQSSIIYYADGETELARFTGGHNRELVTLDRIPETAQHAMIAAEDRNFYENQGVSITGTARALWNNLTSDTTSGGSTITQQYVKNYFLTSEQTYTRKVEEAMIAIKIDRQLSKDEILENYLNVIYYGRGAYGIQTASQAYFGKNVEDLTVAEGAFLAAVTNAPSLFDPAYAEGNQERAEQRFAYVIDGMVQEGWLSAQEAAGVTFPELKDPEETTANTGVEGYIADEVRQELVQRLDIADDDIDRGGLRIVTTIDQGHQEAAEEAVESLLPEGEDLHVGLVAMRPGDGAITAMYGGSDYAERQLNDATGANLQAGSLFKVFTLLGALDEDVSTRTTFDGYTPQYFTIEGQAEPYEVNNFRNQQFGRIDLVTATAYSVNTVYVALNQQIGPAATRDAAITAGLPEDTPGLDASLSNVLGPASPTVVQMAEAYSTIAAEGEHADGYLVESVTSTNGDYDYEVDVETTRAFDPDVTADAIDAMTHVVTEGSGTAAGDLGRPAAGKSGTSENNRSAWFNGFVPQLTATVGMYKGDGTEEMHDIAGLDQITGGTFPAQIWGEFMRLAMDGEPVEEFPERAGVGDDTMWTRTPTPTTEDEATTTTETETETETETETETETETDTETTTSDDPTTTSPTSTDPPTTTTPPEPTDPEPTDEPTFTGPPVSEPPDGTADAGQD; from the coding sequence GTGACCGGACGATCGGAGAAGCCGAAGTCGGCCGACGGGCCCCGGGCCGGGAGCCGCAGCGCCCGCAAGAAGGGAAGACGCCGCAGGCCCGGTTGGCAGCGCGTGCTGTTCGGCCTCTTCTGGGTCGGCTTCACCGTGGTGGTGGTCGGCTTCCTCGCCACCCTGCTGCTGTACTCCCGCACCGACATCCCGGCCCCGAACGAGTTCGCCGAGTCGCAGAGCTCGATCATCTACTACGCCGACGGCGAGACCGAACTGGCCCGGTTCACCGGCGGGCACAACCGGGAGCTGGTCACCCTGGACCGCATCCCGGAGACCGCCCAGCACGCCATGATCGCCGCGGAGGACCGCAACTTCTACGAGAACCAGGGGGTCTCGATCACCGGCACGGCCCGGGCGCTGTGGAACAACCTGACCTCGGACACCACGTCCGGTGGCTCGACGATCACCCAGCAGTACGTCAAGAACTACTTCCTCACCTCCGAGCAGACCTACACCCGCAAGGTGGAGGAGGCGATGATCGCGATCAAGATCGACCGCCAGCTGTCCAAGGACGAGATCCTGGAGAACTACCTCAACGTCATCTACTACGGCCGGGGCGCCTACGGCATCCAGACCGCCTCGCAGGCCTACTTCGGCAAGAACGTCGAGGACCTCACGGTCGCCGAGGGGGCATTCCTGGCCGCCGTCACCAACGCACCCTCGCTGTTCGACCCGGCCTACGCCGAGGGCAACCAGGAGCGGGCCGAGCAACGCTTCGCCTACGTCATCGACGGCATGGTGCAGGAGGGCTGGTTGTCCGCCCAGGAGGCCGCCGGGGTGACCTTCCCCGAGCTCAAGGACCCGGAGGAGACCACCGCCAACACCGGCGTGGAGGGCTACATCGCCGACGAGGTGCGCCAGGAGCTGGTGCAGCGGCTGGACATCGCCGACGACGACATCGACCGGGGCGGTCTGCGGATCGTCACCACGATCGACCAGGGACACCAGGAGGCGGCCGAGGAGGCGGTGGAGTCGCTGCTCCCGGAGGGCGAGGACCTGCACGTCGGGCTGGTGGCGATGCGCCCGGGGGACGGCGCGATCACCGCGATGTACGGTGGGTCCGACTACGCCGAGCGCCAGCTCAACGACGCGACCGGGGCGAACCTGCAGGCCGGGTCGCTGTTCAAGGTCTTCACCCTGCTCGGCGCGCTCGACGAGGACGTGAGCACCCGCACCACCTTCGACGGCTACACCCCGCAGTACTTCACCATCGAGGGCCAGGCCGAGCCCTACGAGGTCAACAACTTCCGGAACCAACAGTTCGGCCGGATCGACCTGGTGACCGCGACCGCCTACTCGGTCAACACGGTGTATGTCGCGCTCAACCAACAGATCGGTCCGGCGGCGACCCGCGACGCGGCGATCACCGCGGGCCTGCCCGAGGACACCCCGGGGCTGGACGCCTCGTTGTCCAACGTGCTGGGGCCGGCGTCGCCGACCGTCGTGCAGATGGCCGAGGCATACTCCACGATCGCCGCCGAGGGGGAGCACGCCGACGGCTACCTCGTGGAGTCGGTGACCAGCACCAACGGCGACTACGACTACGAGGTCGACGTCGAGACCACCCGGGCCTTCGACCCGGACGTCACCGCCGATGCGATCGACGCGATGACCCACGTGGTCACGGAGGGCTCCGGGACCGCCGCGGGAGACCTCGGACGCCCCGCGGCGGGCAAGTCCGGCACGAGTGAGAACAACCGTTCCGCCTGGTTCAACGGGTTCGTCCCGCAACTAACGGCCACGGTCGGCATGTACAAGGGCGACGGCACCGAGGAGATGCACGACATCGCCGGCCTCGACCAGATCACCGGCGGCACCTTCCCCGCGCAGATCTGGGGCGAGTTCATGCGCCTGGCGATGGACGGGGAGCCGGTCGAGGAGTTCCCGGAGCGCGCCGGCGTGGGGGACGACACGATGTGGACCCGCACGCCGACGCCGACCACCGAGGACGAGGCGACGACGACCACGGAGACCGAGACGGAGACCGAGACCGAGACGGAAACCGAGACGGAGACGGAGACCGACACCGAGACGACCACCTCGGACGATCCCACCACCACCTCGCCGACCAGCACGGATCCCCCCACCACGACGACACCCCCCGAGCCCACCGACCCGGAGCCGACGGACGAGCCCACCTTCACCGGGCCCCCGGTCTCCGAGCCCCCGGACGGGACCGCCGACGCGGGCCAGGACTAA
- a CDS encoding acyltransferase family protein, whose protein sequence is MTGGAAAATSHRSRFRKDIEGLRAISVLAVLLWHAGLPWLPGGYVGVDVFFVISGYLMTTILVGEAEREGTIALSRFYARRARRLLPAALSALLGTALLTLTLLPSGRWGQIGADIVASAAYVVNWTLAGGSVDYLAQEEAPSPLQHFWSLAVEEQFYLVWPLLLLALVALARRRGRADRVRGYAWALTVLVFAVSLALSVHLTATSSASAYFVTHTRAWELALGGFVALGAGLWPRLRPALAATAGWIGLALVLWSIATFSSATPFPGWHALLPTVGAALILVAGPAAGPTGPVAVLAPAPMQFTGRISYSLYLWHWPFVVVALELFGTGHDVRIRYGLLAVAVSVVPAWLSWKYVEEPVRLAGVGLDRGRWTARSLRLGLNCSLVGVVAGLTLQLATWPVPPQEEPTWAVSPVVQTQRDPFGAMLLGADPTASPEGKPVDDPGPTNPPLDAVAADQPAFIPQGCNADLLDVEVGECLAGDPDADTLVVVVGDSHAGQWNPALDSLGHTHGWRVVTMMKSSCPFAPGLEFTRAGESGTYWQCTQWNEGVQDRIEELQPDLVLASNARYPMDGAELAVAMARGADFLAEQEIPFVVLRDTPRPQENMADCVLAHPTRMTACAFPREQALEQSGRGQAELIELRPEVPLIDLTDYICPGDRCPAVIGGVAVFRDSNHLSNTYVSSLTPALEDALVPLVEESTGTR, encoded by the coding sequence GTGACGGGGGGCGCCGCGGCGGCGACCAGCCACCGGTCCCGGTTCCGCAAGGACATCGAGGGACTGCGCGCCATCTCGGTGCTGGCCGTCCTGCTCTGGCACGCGGGACTGCCCTGGCTGCCCGGCGGGTATGTCGGCGTCGACGTCTTCTTCGTCATCTCCGGCTATCTGATGACCACCATCCTGGTGGGCGAGGCGGAGCGGGAGGGCACCATCGCGCTGTCCCGCTTCTACGCCCGCAGGGCCAGGCGGTTGCTGCCCGCCGCGCTGAGTGCGCTGCTCGGCACCGCGCTGTTGACCCTGACGCTGCTGCCCTCGGGGCGGTGGGGGCAGATCGGCGCCGACATCGTCGCCAGCGCCGCCTACGTCGTGAACTGGACCCTGGCCGGGGGGTCGGTCGACTATCTGGCCCAGGAGGAGGCCCCCAGCCCGCTCCAGCACTTCTGGTCACTCGCCGTGGAGGAACAGTTCTACCTGGTCTGGCCGCTGCTCCTCCTCGCCCTCGTGGCGCTCGCCCGCAGGCGTGGCCGCGCCGACCGGGTGCGGGGCTACGCCTGGGCGCTCACGGTGCTCGTCTTCGCCGTGTCGCTCGCCCTCTCGGTGCACCTCACCGCGACCAGCTCGGCCTCGGCGTACTTCGTCACCCACACCCGGGCCTGGGAGCTCGCGCTCGGTGGGTTCGTCGCGCTGGGAGCGGGTCTCTGGCCCCGGCTGCGACCGGCCCTCGCCGCCACGGCCGGCTGGATCGGCCTGGCCCTGGTCCTCTGGTCGATCGCCACCTTCTCCTCGGCCACGCCGTTCCCCGGGTGGCACGCCCTGCTGCCGACGGTCGGCGCCGCGCTGATCCTGGTCGCCGGCCCCGCGGCCGGACCGACCGGGCCGGTAGCCGTCCTCGCACCGGCCCCGATGCAGTTCACCGGGCGGATCTCCTACAGCCTCTACCTGTGGCACTGGCCGTTCGTGGTCGTCGCGCTGGAACTCTTCGGCACCGGGCACGACGTGCGGATCCGCTACGGGTTGCTGGCGGTCGCCGTCTCGGTGGTCCCCGCCTGGCTGTCCTGGAAGTATGTCGAGGAGCCGGTCCGGCTGGCGGGCGTGGGACTGGACCGCGGCAGGTGGACGGCCCGCTCGCTCCGGCTCGGACTGAACTGTTCCCTGGTCGGGGTGGTCGCCGGGCTGACCCTGCAGCTGGCCACCTGGCCGGTGCCGCCGCAGGAGGAGCCGACCTGGGCGGTGTCGCCCGTGGTGCAGACCCAGCGCGACCCGTTCGGGGCGATGCTGCTCGGGGCGGACCCCACGGCATCCCCGGAGGGGAAGCCGGTCGACGACCCCGGGCCCACCAACCCGCCGCTGGATGCGGTGGCGGCCGACCAGCCGGCGTTCATCCCCCAGGGCTGCAACGCCGACCTGTTGGACGTCGAGGTCGGCGAGTGCCTCGCCGGCGACCCGGACGCCGACACCCTGGTGGTCGTCGTGGGCGACTCCCACGCCGGCCAGTGGAACCCGGCGCTGGACTCGCTGGGCCACACGCACGGCTGGCGGGTGGTGACGATGATGAAGTCCTCCTGCCCGTTCGCGCCCGGGCTGGAGTTCACCCGGGCCGGTGAGTCGGGCACCTACTGGCAGTGCACGCAGTGGAACGAGGGCGTCCAGGACCGGATCGAGGAGCTGCAGCCCGACCTGGTCCTGGCCTCGAACGCCCGCTACCCGATGGACGGGGCCGAGCTCGCCGTGGCGATGGCGCGCGGCGCCGACTTCCTGGCCGAGCAGGAGATCCCGTTCGTGGTGCTGCGGGACACCCCGCGGCCGCAGGAGAACATGGCCGACTGCGTACTGGCCCACCCGACCCGGATGACGGCGTGCGCCTTCCCGCGGGAGCAGGCGCTGGAGCAGTCGGGGAGGGGCCAGGCCGAGCTGATCGAGCTCCGCCCGGAGGTGCCGCTCATCGACCTCACCGACTACATCTGCCCCGGCGACCGGTGTCCCGCGGTGATCGGTGGCGTAGCGGTCTTCCGCGACTCCAACCACCTGAGCAACACCTACGTCTCGAGCCTGACCCCCGCGCTGGAGGATGCCCTGGTGCCGCTCGTGGAGGAGTCCACCGGGACCCGGTGA
- a CDS encoding quinone oxidoreductase family protein produces MRQIVVTEQGGPENLVLQEFEPAEPGPGQVRVELAAAGVNFIDIYQRSGTYPMQTPFVSGSEGAGTVSAVGEGVTDVAVGDRVAWAMVPGTGYTESAVLPAERVVPVPDGVDLELAAAAMLQGMTAHYLVTDTFPAADGHTALVHAAAGGVGLLLCQLLSAKGVRVIGTTSTEEKAELARAAGADEIIFYRDADVAAEVRRLTDGAGVDVVYDGIGKTTFDGSLDSLRPRGTMVLFGGASGPVPPLDPQVLNAKGSLFLTRPSLAHYLLDRAELEERAAAVLGAVADGSLDIRVGQRYPLAEAARAQTDLESGTTTGKLVLVP; encoded by the coding sequence GTGCGCCAGATCGTGGTGACCGAGCAGGGTGGACCGGAGAACCTGGTCCTGCAGGAGTTCGAGCCGGCCGAGCCCGGTCCCGGGCAGGTCCGGGTCGAGCTGGCCGCGGCGGGCGTCAACTTCATCGACATCTACCAGCGGTCCGGTACCTACCCGATGCAGACCCCGTTCGTGTCCGGGTCGGAGGGCGCGGGCACCGTCTCGGCCGTGGGTGAGGGCGTCACCGACGTCGCCGTGGGCGACCGCGTGGCGTGGGCGATGGTGCCGGGCACCGGGTACACCGAGTCGGCCGTGCTCCCGGCGGAGCGGGTCGTGCCCGTCCCCGACGGGGTGGACCTCGAGCTCGCGGCCGCGGCCATGCTGCAGGGGATGACCGCCCACTACCTGGTGACCGACACCTTCCCGGCCGCCGACGGGCACACCGCCCTGGTCCATGCCGCCGCGGGCGGGGTCGGCCTGCTGCTGTGCCAGTTGCTGTCCGCCAAGGGGGTGCGGGTCATCGGCACCACCTCCACCGAGGAGAAGGCCGAGCTGGCCCGTGCCGCCGGGGCCGACGAGATCATCTTCTACCGCGACGCCGACGTGGCGGCCGAGGTCCGGCGGCTCACCGACGGGGCTGGGGTCGACGTCGTCTACGACGGGATCGGCAAGACCACCTTCGACGGATCGCTGGACTCGCTGCGGCCGCGGGGGACCATGGTGCTCTTCGGCGGCGCCAGCGGCCCGGTGCCGCCGCTCGACCCGCAGGTGCTCAACGCCAAGGGCTCGCTCTTCCTTACTCGCCCCTCCCTGGCCCACTACCTGCTGGACCGGGCCGAGCTGGAGGAGCGGGCCGCGGCGGTGCTCGGCGCGGTCGCCGACGGCAGCCTCGACATCCGGGTCGGGCAGCGCTATCCGCTCGCCGAGGCCGCCCGGGCGCAGACCGACCTGGAGTCCGGGACGACAACCGGCAAGTTGGTGCTCGTGCCCTGA